From the genome of Spinacia oleracea cultivar Varoflay chromosome 2, BTI_SOV_V1, whole genome shotgun sequence, one region includes:
- the LOC130467357 gene encoding uncharacterized protein: MTESSEPVIQQIEPPTSKTNQKTTNVPLFDMPQSLGPPRETPQPRAMATPSQGQGIPIPTSASLARLGAQFSPDQMRTAIEVLTFLTQTRSRAQVLRTAPEVEVEQRRKRPRPQNSPNVWRRNLQQEMEGADSQEYEAESITPSRAQPRARTEQAPSQRHHSGSSMPNPTRAIVKPDNSPFCDEILSEKMEKIKMPTCKYSGKSDPTNHLSAFGGHMMLYTNTDSMWCKVFPSTLEGIAQSWFGKIPKGTITSFRQLAILFRTQYVANIARERMTGELMSVIQGPHESLREYISRFNMEASNIPKLQQEVAVLAMMTGLRDGEFKSYLGRKSFTTLAEVLGKANEFIKSEEIGRATSRRYVAKECTHLKDNIEDLIRRGYLTQFKAKSLYSRTYENRDDDGRFDNRKTEQKQNHPADQKRSNDILVITGGPVYADTTASSAKASVSEFKHQVNYHNSGKWPAPPKIPQCTFAEDDCKGIIYPHDDPMVLALDVANRKIHRILIDGGSSANILFWPAFQELQIEEKHVKPVNYPVIGFTRATVIPEGIVSLPVQIGQGKDIKDVMVDFMIVKVPAAYNAILGRPFIHDAGAVVSTYHLTMMYTTNDNRSAKVKGNQEQAKRCYHTALKQPPRPPPLAEAEIPWSRKRKRVERKKDALLDMENFEHREEGLLKPAPAEGTEEIELEEGVEERTVRIGTDIDLSLRVNIIGLLREHADIFAFSADEIPGIDPSVMVHRLNVNREVRPVKQKKRTFSTEKNVAIQEEISKLLAAKFMEECDYPEWLANVVMVKKANDQWRMCVDFADLNRAYPKDCYPLPRIDQLVDSTSGHALLSFMDAFSGYHQISLLESDRKKAAFITDAGVYNYRAMPFGLKNAGATYQKLVDKIFAGQKGRNVEVYVDDSIVKSKKEADHIEDLKETFATLRQFGMKLNPKKCVFGVKSGKFLGFLVSERGIDANPEKVEAILNLPEPKNIRDIQRLTGKMAALTRFISKSADKSLPFFQVLKGNKTFKWEEEQEKAFKEVKNHLKSLPTIARPEVGDILQLYISASKKTVAAALVVEKDKIQQPVNFVSHILNPAEQRYPLIEKMAFAIMIAARKLKPYFDAHKVQVLTNQPLEKSLQRLDTSGRLLKWAVELSEYDIEYKPRTAIKAQALADFIVKASYEEEEEPLGTWQISVDGSAAVTGSGAGIIMVSPEGNVFEYAIKFKFKASNNEAEYEAAIAGIQMCKAADAKKIVLKTDSQLVASPYRGEYEAREPSMQRYLALMKEAVAQLESFEIQLVPRAEKNQADALSKLASSTLQNLERTVMVEVQEEKSIDKKPAVNFIDTEPQWYDSIVSYKLGRGLPTAEQEQKKVKRNEHWFVIYQGKLYKKSFSLPLLRCVSTEESQRVIEEIHEGICGNHIGGRTLALKALRAGYYWPTMVSDSQAYVKKCDKCQKFAPVINQPSNDLQPIINPIPFAQWGMDILGPFTAASGGRKFMIVAVDYFTKWIEAEPTKSITAKRMKDFIWKNIVTRFGIPESLVFDHGTQFDCTPIKDYCAELRIKFAYASVCHPQSNGQEEAANKQILGALRKKVEDFKGAWADLIPEILWSNRTTENEATGESPYKLAFGAEAVLPIEVGLPSFRVQYYEEGTNEQRMREALDLLPEVRLQVELRLAANKEKMSRAYNKRVKHRPMQVGDLVLRRTAATGKGKAEGKFTANWEGPYQITKEVAPGSYHLMKMEGRELKNSWNANMLKKYYV, from the exons TTGAGGACAGCCCCAGAGGTTGAGGTTGAGCAGAGGAGAAAACGTCCCAGACCCCAAAACAGTCCGAACGTTTGGAGGAGGAATCTGCAGCAGGAGATGGAAGGGGCTGACAGCCAAGAATATGAGGCAGAAAGTATCACGCCAAGCAGAGCTCAACCCCGAGCAAGGACCGAACAAGCACCCAGTCAGAGGCACCACTCCGGGTCAAGTATGCCAAATCCCACCCGAGCAATAGTTAAGCCTGATAATTCCCCCTTCTGTGATGAAATACTCTCTGAAAAAatggaaaagataaaaatgcCCACCTGCAAATACTCCGGAAAGTCAGACCCAACAAATCACCTCTCTGCCTTTGGGGGACACATGATGCTATATACCAACACAGACTCTATGTGGTGTAAGGTCTTCCCTTCCACTCTGGAGGGGATAGCACAGAGCTGGTTTGGTAAAATACCCAAAGGCACCATAACCTCTTTCCGGCAGTTAGCTATCTTGTTTCGCACCCAATATGTGGCAAACATTGCCAGAGAAAGGATGACAGGGGAGCTGATGTCAGTCATCCAAGGGCCTCACGAATCTCTGAGGGAATACATATCCAGATTTAATATGGAGGCGTCGAATATACCCAAGTTACAGCAAGAGGTAGCAGTCCTGGCTATGATGACTGGTCTGCGGGATGGAGAATTCAAGAGCTATCTGGGCAGAAAGTCATTCACAACCCTGGCAGAGGTGCTGGGAAAGGCAAATGAATTTATAAAAAGTGAAGAGATTGGCAGAGCAACCTCACGAAGATATGTGGCAA AGGAGTGCACTCACTTGAAAGATAACATTGAGGACCTGATCCGAAGGGGGTACCTAACACAATTTAAAGCAAAAAGCTTGTATAGCAGGACCTACGAAAACAGGGATGATGATGGTCGATTTGATAACAGAAAGACAGAGCAAAAGCAGAACCACCCAGCAGATCAGAAGAGGTCGAATGATATACTGGTCATAACAGGAGGACCAGTTTACGCCGATACTACAGCCAGCAGTGCTAAGGCCAGTGTGAGCGAATTTAAACACCAGGTTAATTACCATAACTCAGGAAAATGGCCTGCCCCTCCAAAAATCCCACAGTGCACCTTTGCGGAAGATGATTGTAAGGGCATAATTTATCCCCATGATGACCCAATGGTGTTAGCTCTGGATGTGGCTAACAGAAAAAtccatcgaatcctgatagacgGAGGCAGCTCTGCAAACATTCTATTCTGGCCAGCTTTCCAAGAGCTGCAGATCGAAGAAAAACACGTAAAACCAGTTAACTACCCAGTAATTGGCTTCACAAGGGCAACGGTGATACCAGAAGGAATAGTCAGCTTACCTGTCCAAATTGGGCAGGGGAAAGATATCAAGGATGTCATGGTTGATTTCATGATAGTGAAAGTACCTGCAGCATACAACGCCATTCTGGGCAGACCATTTATCCATGATGCAGGAGCAGTGGTGTCTACTTATCACCTCACCATGATGTACACAACGAATGATAACAGATCAGCTAAGGTCAAGGGAAATCAAGAGCAGGCCAAGAGATGCTACCACACAGCCCTGAAACAGCCACCCAGACCCCCACCCCTGGCAGAGGCAGAAATTCCCTGGtccagaaagagaaagagagtaGAGCGTAAAAAAGACGCACTACTGGACATGGAAAATTTTGAGCATCGTGAAGAAGGACTGTTAAAGCCAGCCCCAGCAGAAGGAACAGAGGAGATAGAACTGGAAGAAGGAGTAGAGGAAAGAACAGTCCGAATTGGCACAGATATAGACCTTTCCCTGAGAGTAAATATCATCGGTCTGTTGCGAGAGCACGCGGACATATTTGCTTTCTCTGCTGACGAAATACCAGGGATTGATCCCAGCGTCATGGTCCACAGGTTGAATGTTAACAGAGAAGTCAGGCCAGtaaaacagaagaaaagaaCTTTTTCGACAGAGAAAAATGTAGCCATCCAGGAAGAGATCAGCAAACTGCTGGCAGCCAAATTCATGGAAGAGTGTGACTACCCAGAATGGTTGGCTAACGTTGTGATGGTAAAGAAAGCGAATGATCAATGGAGGATGTGTGTAGACTTTGCAGACCTAAACAGGGCTTATCCGAAGGATTGTTACCCGCTACCCAGGATAGATCAACTGGTGGATTCCACCAGCGGGCATGCCCTGCTGagtttcatggatgccttttcgggTTATCACCAGATCAGTTTGTTAGAATCAGACCGGAAAAAAGCCGCCTTCATTACAGACGCTGGAGTTTACAACTATAGGGCTATGCCGTTTGGTCTAAAGAATGCAGGGGCCACATACCAGAAACTGGTAGATAAAATATTCGCAGGACAAAAAGGCCGAAACGTGGAAGTGTATGTAGATGACTCCATAGTCAAGAGCAAAAAGGAGGCTGATCACATTGAAGATCTGAAGGAAACTTTTGCAACATTGAGGCAATTTGGTATGAAgttaaacccaaaaaaatgcgtgtTCGGTGTTAAGTCCGGAAAATTTTTGGGGTTCCTGGTcagtgaaagaggaattgatgccaATCCAGAAAAAGTAGAggccatactcaacctaccagaACCAAAAAACATACGAGACATCCAGAGGTTGACTGGGAAAATGGCAGCACTCACCAGGTTCATTAGCAAGTCCGCGGATAAGTCCCTTCCTTTTTTCCAGGTGCTAAAGGGAAATAAAACGTTTAAATGGGAAGAAGAGCAAGAGAAAGCATTCAAGGAGGTGAAGAACCACTTGAAAAGCCTCCCAACCATAGCCAGACCAGAAGTGGGGGACATATTGCAGCTATACATCTCTGCCTCCAAGAAAACTGTAGCAGCAGCTCTGGTAGTCGAGAAAGATAAAATCCAGCAGCCAGTTAATTTTGTCAGCCACATCCTCAACCCTGCAGAACAGAGGTACCCCCTTATTGAAAAAATGGCCTTTGCCATCATGATAGCTGCCAGGAAATTGAAACCATACTTTGATGCACATAAAGTGCAAGTGTTAACCAATCAACCTTTAGAAAAGTCATTGCAAAGGTTAGATACCTCTGGTAGACTCCTGAAATGGGCAGTGGAACTCTCAGAATATGACATCGAGTACAAACCCAGAACCGCCATAAAAGCACAGGCACTGGCAGATTTCATAGTGAAGGCATCGTACGAAGAGGAGGAAGAGCCATTGGGGACTTGGCAGATCTCGGTAGACGGCTCCGCGGCAGTCACAGGGTCGGGTGCAGGTATCATAATGGTATCACCAGAAGGCAACGTTTTCGAGTATGCtataaaattcaaattcaaagctTCAAACAATGAAGCAGAGTATGAGGCAGCAATTGCAGGAATCCAGATGTGCAAAGCAGCAGATGCTAAGAAAATAGTGCTCAAAACCGATTCACAGCTGGTGGCCAGCCCATATAGAGGTGAATATGAAGCCAGAGAACCGTCTATGCAGAGGTACTTGGCCTTGATGAAAGAGGCAGTAGCCCAGCTAGAAAGCTTTGAGATTCAACTGGTTCCCAGGGCAGAGAAAAATCAAGCAGACGCCTTATCCAAGTTAGCAAGTTCGACGTTACAGAACTTGGAAAGAACAGTGATGGTAGAGGTCCAGGAAGAAAAGAGCATTGACAAAAAGCCTGCAGTTAACTTCATTGACACTGAGCCACAGTGGTATGACAGTATAGTCTCATACAAGCTGGGAAGGGGCCTTCCCACAGCAGAGCAAGAGCAGAAAAAAGTAAAACGAAACGAGCATTGGTTCGTCATTTACCAGGGTAAACTGTACAAGAAATCCTTTTCCTTGCCTCTGCTGAGATGTGTATCAACAGAGGAGTCGCAACGAGTCATTGAGGAAATACACGAGGGAATCTGTGGAAATCACATAGGTGGCAGGACATTAGCCTTGAAAGCTCTCAGAGCaggatactattggccaaccATGGTAAGTGATTCTCAAGCATATGTTAAAAAGTGTGACAAGTGCCAAAAATTCGCCCCAGTGATCAACCAGCCCTCTAATGACTTACAGCCAATCATCAACCCCATACCATTCGCCCAGTGGGGAATGGATATCCTGGGACCATTCACAGCAGCAAGTGGAGGAAGAAAATTTATGATCGTGGCAGTTGACTATTTTACTAAGTGGATTGAGGCAGAGCCCACTAAAAGCATAACAGCCAAGCGGATGAAGGACTTCATCTGGAAGAACATTGTGACAAGGTTCGGCATCCCAGAAAGTTTAGTCTTCGATCATGGAACACAGTTCGACTGCACTCCTATAAAGGATTACTGCGCTGAACTAAGAATAAAATTCGCATACGCATCTGTATGCCATCCCCAGAGCAATGGTCAGGAAGAGGCAGCAAATAAACAAATCCTGGGAGCACTGCGAAAGAAGGTAGAAGATTTTAAGGGTGCATGGGCCGACCTTATTCCAGAGATCTTGTGGTCCAACAGGACCACTGAAAACGAAGCAACAGGGGAAAGTCCTTACAAACTAGCTTTTGGGGCTGAGGCGGTCCTGCCTATCGAAGTGGGTCTACCTAGCTTTAGAGTGCAGTACTATGAGGAAGGCACTAATGAGCAGCGTATGAGGGAAGCATTAGATCTCTTACCAGAGGTCAGGCTGCAAGTAGAGCTCAGGTTGGCAGCGAACAAAGAAAAAATGAGCAGGGCATATAACAAGAGGGTAAAGCACAGACCTATGCAAGTGGGGGATCTGGTCCTCAGAAGAACAGCTGCCACTGGAAAGGGAAAGGCAGAAGGAAAATTCACTGCCAACTGGGAAGGACCTTACCAGATCACAAAAGAGGTAGCCCCAGGCTCGTACCATCTAATGAAGAtggaaggaagagaattgaagAACAGCTGGAATGCCAACATGCTAAAGAAATACTATGTATAG